From the genome of Haloterrigena sp. KLK7, one region includes:
- the mutL gene encoding DNA mismatch repair endonuclease MutL: MTDEPPQETEIRQLDEDTVARIAAGEVVERPASAVKELVENSLDADADSVDVTVAEGGTELIRVADDGRGMSEADVRAAVREHTTSKIEGLEDLESGVATLGFRGEALHTIGSVSRLTICSRPREGDGTGTELVYEGGEVTSVEPTGCPEGTIVEVEDLFYNTPARRKFLKTTATEFAHVNRVVTRYALANPDVAVSLTHDGREVFATTGQGDLQAAVLAVYGREVASSMIPVEADADDLPPGPLDSVSGLVSHPETNRSSPEYLATYVNGRAITADAVREGIMGAYGTQLGGDRYPFVTLFLEVPGEAVDVNVHPRKREVRFDDDDSVRRQVDAAVESALLEHGLLRSRAPRGRSAPGEASVAPGDAARGTADGEPTAEDLPAALESDDESGSESESPSEPTADDTAAASSRSTSAVDAGSADGGSTTGSAGSPPAGGASSGSSGTASSGPSGSDSSGTSETPSGTASSESMRRASSDAPTTESTTSRGDSSADRRGDDSDRTDREPTRKFAAATEQRTLSGERATGDETEFDSLPALRVLGQLDDTYLVCETDDGLVLIDQHAADERVNYERLQRAFADDPAAQALAEPVELELTAAEAEAFEGYREALSRLGFYADRTDDRTVAVTTVPAVLEETIAPERLRDVLASFVEGDREAGAETVDALADEFLGDLACYPSITGNTSLTEGSVIDLLEALDDCENPYSCPHGRPVIVRFDEREIEDRFERDYPGHQG; this comes from the coding sequence ATGACCGACGAGCCACCACAGGAGACCGAGATCCGCCAGCTAGACGAGGACACCGTCGCCCGCATCGCCGCCGGCGAGGTCGTCGAACGCCCCGCCAGCGCGGTGAAGGAACTCGTCGAGAACAGCCTCGACGCCGACGCCGACAGCGTCGACGTCACCGTCGCGGAGGGCGGCACCGAACTGATCCGCGTCGCCGACGACGGCCGGGGAATGAGCGAGGCCGACGTCCGCGCGGCCGTCCGCGAGCACACGACGAGCAAGATCGAGGGGCTCGAGGACCTCGAGTCGGGCGTCGCCACGCTCGGCTTCCGCGGCGAGGCCTTACACACCATCGGCTCCGTCTCGCGGCTGACCATCTGTTCCCGACCGCGCGAGGGCGACGGCACGGGGACGGAACTCGTCTACGAGGGCGGCGAGGTGACGAGCGTCGAACCGACGGGCTGTCCCGAGGGGACGATCGTCGAGGTCGAGGACCTCTTCTACAACACGCCCGCGCGCCGGAAGTTCCTCAAGACGACGGCGACGGAGTTCGCCCACGTCAACCGCGTCGTCACGCGCTACGCGCTCGCGAATCCGGACGTCGCGGTCTCGCTGACCCACGACGGCCGCGAGGTGTTCGCGACGACGGGACAGGGCGACCTCCAGGCCGCCGTCCTCGCGGTCTACGGCCGCGAGGTGGCCTCGTCGATGATCCCCGTCGAGGCCGACGCCGACGACCTCCCGCCGGGGCCCCTCGACTCAGTCTCCGGACTGGTCTCCCACCCCGAGACCAACCGCTCGAGTCCGGAGTACCTCGCGACCTACGTGAACGGCCGGGCAATCACCGCCGACGCCGTCCGCGAGGGGATCATGGGCGCCTACGGCACCCAGCTCGGCGGCGATCGCTACCCGTTCGTGACGCTCTTTCTCGAGGTGCCCGGCGAGGCCGTCGACGTCAACGTCCACCCCCGGAAACGGGAGGTCAGGTTCGACGACGACGATTCCGTTCGCCGGCAGGTCGACGCCGCCGTCGAGTCGGCGCTGCTCGAACACGGCCTGCTGCGCTCGCGGGCGCCCCGCGGCCGGTCGGCGCCCGGCGAGGCCAGCGTCGCTCCCGGGGACGCCGCTCGCGGGACGGCCGACGGAGAGCCGACGGCCGAGGACCTTCCGGCCGCGCTCGAGTCCGACGACGAGTCGGGGTCCGAATCCGAATCGCCGTCCGAACCGACGGCCGACGATACCGCAGCGGCCTCGTCGCGATCGACGTCGGCAGTCGACGCGGGATCCGCCGACGGCGGTTCGACGACGGGTTCGGCCGGGTCGCCACCGGCCGGCGGCGCCTCGAGTGGGTCGTCCGGAACCGCTTCGAGCGGTCCGTCCGGCAGCGACTCGAGTGGTACGTCTGAAACTCCGTCGGGAACCGCCTCGAGCGAGTCGATGCGACGCGCCTCGAGCGACGCTCCGACGACCGAGTCGACGACGTCTCGAGGGGACTCGAGTGCCGATCGCAGAGGCGACGATTCCGATCGGACCGACCGCGAGCCGACTCGCAAGTTCGCCGCGGCCACCGAGCAGCGGACGCTCTCCGGCGAGCGCGCGACCGGCGACGAGACCGAGTTCGACTCGCTGCCGGCGTTGCGCGTACTGGGACAGCTCGACGACACCTACCTCGTCTGCGAGACCGACGACGGCCTCGTGCTGATCGACCAACACGCCGCCGACGAGCGGGTCAACTACGAGCGCCTCCAGCGGGCGTTCGCCGACGACCCCGCTGCGCAGGCGCTGGCGGAGCCCGTGGAACTCGAGTTGACCGCCGCCGAGGCCGAGGCCTTCGAGGGCTACCGCGAGGCGCTCTCGCGGCTGGGCTTCTACGCCGACCGGACCGACGACCGGACGGTGGCCGTGACGACGGTCCCTGCAGTGCTCGAGGAGACCATCGCGCCCGAGCGCCTGCGGGACGTCCTCGCGTCGTTCGTCGAGGGCGACCGCGAGGCGGGCGCGGAGACGGTCGACGCGCTGGCCGACGAGTTCCTCGGAGACCTGGCCTGCTACCCGTCGATCACGGGCAACACGTCGCTGACCGAGGGGTCGGTGATCGATCTCCTCGAGGCGTTAGACGACTGCGAGAATCCGTATTCCTGTCCGCACGGGCGACCGGTGATCGTCCGGTTCGACGAGCGCGAGATCGAGGATCGCTTCGAGCGGGATTATCCGGGCCATCAGGGCTGA
- the rtcA gene encoding RNA 3'-terminal phosphate cyclase — translation MTIDLDGANAGGQFVRTALTLSVLENEPVRIENVRGNRSTPGLRHQHLAVLETMAAVCDADVSGAELGAETVEFEPDLESTADASGWSDGGRGRLAGGSYEVDIGTAGSATLLFDALLPLATILESQLSVTVTGGTDVAWSPPLDYARRVKLPLLRRIGLTAAVEVDRRGFYPDGGGRATLHLAPSTLEPIDLAARGPLEGVRLYSTESASLTDRDVAYRQAEGALERLSLGETDLEVVDRCERTVESPSPGSAIVLRVDHGSGIAGFTALGERGKPAERVGEDAADAANRFLERDAGSGPAPPVDRHMADQLLVFLALAGGRVRIPAVTDHVATSRELLAAFGADIALEVEGVNDGDARSGVDASGGDGRGSASSDRTNGTGERTTDAPAVVTVDAPVGP, via the coding sequence ATGACGATCGACCTCGACGGCGCGAACGCGGGCGGCCAGTTCGTTCGGACCGCGCTCACGCTGTCGGTCCTCGAGAACGAGCCCGTCCGCATCGAGAACGTCCGCGGGAACCGATCCACGCCGGGACTGCGCCACCAGCACCTCGCCGTCCTCGAGACGATGGCCGCCGTCTGCGACGCCGACGTCTCGGGCGCGGAGCTGGGCGCCGAGACGGTCGAATTCGAGCCCGACCTCGAGTCGACCGCGGACGCCAGCGGCTGGAGCGACGGCGGACGCGGCCGGCTCGCGGGCGGCAGCTACGAGGTCGACATCGGCACTGCGGGGAGCGCGACGCTGCTGTTCGACGCGCTCCTCCCGCTCGCGACGATTCTCGAGTCGCAGCTGTCGGTGACGGTCACCGGCGGCACCGACGTGGCGTGGTCGCCGCCGCTGGACTACGCGCGACGCGTGAAACTGCCGCTGCTCCGACGGATCGGTCTCACCGCCGCCGTCGAGGTCGATCGCCGCGGGTTCTACCCCGACGGCGGCGGGCGAGCTACGCTCCATCTCGCGCCCTCGACGCTGGAACCGATCGACCTCGCGGCGCGCGGGCCGCTCGAGGGCGTTCGTCTCTACTCGACCGAGTCCGCGTCGCTGACGGACCGGGACGTGGCGTACCGACAGGCCGAGGGCGCCCTCGAGCGGCTGTCGCTCGGGGAGACCGACCTCGAGGTCGTCGACCGCTGCGAACGGACGGTCGAGAGCCCCTCGCCCGGCTCGGCGATCGTCCTCCGCGTCGATCACGGGTCGGGCATTGCGGGGTTCACCGCGCTGGGCGAGCGCGGCAAACCCGCCGAGCGCGTCGGCGAGGACGCCGCCGACGCTGCGAACCGCTTCCTCGAGCGCGACGCCGGGAGCGGGCCGGCGCCGCCCGTCGACCGCCACATGGCCGATCAGCTGCTGGTCTTCCTCGCGCTCGCGGGCGGTCGCGTCCGGATTCCCGCCGTCACCGACCACGTGGCGACGAGCCGCGAGTTGCTCGCGGCCTTCGGCGCCGATATCGCGCTCGAGGTCGAGGGAGTCAATGACGGCGATGCGAGGAGTGGCGTCGACGCGAGCGGCGGCGATGGTCGCGGGAGCGCGAGCAGTGACCGCACGAACGGGACCGGCGAGCGGACGACCGATGCGCCGGCAGTGGTGACGGTCGACGCGCCCGTCGGACCCTGA
- the kdgK1 gene encoding bifunctional 2-dehydro-3-deoxygluconokinase/2-dehydro-3-deoxygalactonokinase: MSDIVTFGETMLRLSPPQNERLEDVDEFEVRAAGAESNVAIAASRLGATAAWLSKVPETPLGKRVVGELRQHGIDTDVVWSHRGRQGTYYLERAGKPRGTNVIYDRENTAVSTAEAREFDIDRIQNARVFFTTGITPALSSTLRETTANMLKAARQGGTTTAFDFNYRNKLWSPDEARETLTQLFPGIDVLVIAARDARTVLGIEGDPRQLAHRLGSQYDFTTVVVTRGAEGAIGWHDSVVHEQTAYETDTVSSIGTGDAFTGAFIARRLHGDDVPTALEYAAATAAIKRTIPGDVALVSKEEVDAVVKSGGTDLSR; the protein is encoded by the coding sequence GTGAGCGACATCGTCACGTTCGGGGAGACGATGCTCCGCCTGTCGCCGCCACAGAACGAGCGCCTCGAGGACGTCGACGAGTTCGAGGTTCGAGCGGCCGGAGCGGAGAGCAACGTCGCGATCGCGGCGAGTCGGCTGGGCGCGACGGCGGCGTGGCTCTCGAAGGTGCCGGAGACGCCGCTGGGGAAGCGCGTCGTCGGGGAACTCCGCCAGCACGGGATCGACACCGACGTCGTCTGGAGCCACCGCGGGCGGCAGGGCACGTACTACCTCGAGCGGGCGGGCAAACCACGCGGGACGAACGTGATCTACGATCGGGAGAACACCGCCGTCTCGACGGCCGAGGCCCGCGAGTTCGACATCGATCGGATCCAGAACGCGCGCGTCTTCTTCACGACCGGGATCACGCCCGCGCTCTCGTCGACGCTCCGGGAGACGACGGCGAACATGCTCAAGGCGGCCCGACAGGGCGGAACGACGACCGCCTTCGATTTCAACTACCGGAACAAGCTCTGGTCGCCCGACGAGGCCCGCGAGACATTGACGCAGCTGTTCCCCGGGATCGACGTGCTCGTCATCGCCGCCAGAGACGCCCGGACCGTCCTCGGCATCGAGGGCGATCCGCGACAGCTCGCCCACCGGCTGGGGTCCCAGTACGACTTCACGACCGTCGTCGTCACTCGCGGCGCGGAGGGCGCGATCGGCTGGCACGACAGCGTCGTCCACGAGCAGACGGCCTACGAGACCGACACCGTCTCGTCGATCGGCACCGGCGACGCCTTCACCGGCGCGTTCATCGCCCGCCGGCTCCACGGCGACGACGTCCCGACCGCCCTCGAGTACGCCGCGGCGACGGCGGCGATCAAGCGGACGATCCCGGGCGACGTCGCGCTCGTCTCCAAGGAGGAGGTCGACGCGGTCGTCAAATCGGGCGGGACAGACCTCTCCCGATAG
- a CDS encoding site-specific integrase, with translation MAEETGNDEDPLEQPSEIMSRVKEKASEEDDMEADPFEMYMSKVVDKRNLSKSRHTTIERSLREWSEFMESKPREASCPTEQNIWSFVESLEEKNSVQTIKVKLRAVNNAYEFLQKEHTAPHPTTYNPFEKVLDNWNPDKEERKDYPPVELDDIRECLPEHYRDRLIVFLQLKLGLRRGEVGNIKIADVHIDNDELERHYPSLGKNTDYDNSIIIPDDRDGNKSSRTRVLPLDDELRKVILRYLLVRPNVNEPWLLLSKKSHVKLSDNVCSNIWNEYFQEIQLDGYRSISSHYGRHFFTTYFTVKKDWNSELVGYMRGDTKGESLNGTIKYYIHTYYQDIETDYRNQIFKLER, from the coding sequence ATGGCCGAAGAGACAGGTAATGACGAAGATCCGTTGGAACAGCCATCTGAAATTATGTCGAGAGTGAAAGAGAAGGCATCCGAAGAAGACGATATGGAAGCCGATCCGTTTGAAATGTACATGAGCAAGGTGGTTGACAAACGGAATTTATCCAAGTCAAGACACACAACTATTGAACGATCGTTGCGCGAATGGTCTGAATTTATGGAATCTAAACCACGGGAGGCTTCATGCCCGACTGAACAGAATATTTGGAGTTTTGTTGAATCTCTCGAGGAAAAAAATAGTGTTCAGACAATCAAAGTGAAACTACGTGCGGTCAACAACGCTTACGAATTCTTACAAAAGGAGCACACAGCGCCGCATCCAACGACGTATAATCCGTTCGAAAAGGTGCTTGATAATTGGAATCCTGATAAGGAGGAAAGAAAAGACTATCCGCCGGTCGAACTTGACGACATCCGTGAGTGTCTGCCGGAACATTATCGAGATCGGCTCATTGTCTTTCTGCAACTCAAACTCGGCTTGCGCCGGGGTGAAGTCGGGAACATCAAAATTGCTGATGTACACATCGATAATGATGAGTTAGAGAGACATTATCCGTCGTTAGGAAAGAATACTGATTACGACAATTCAATTATCATACCGGACGACCGAGACGGAAATAAATCCTCGAGAACCCGGGTTTTGCCCCTCGATGATGAGTTGCGAAAGGTAATCCTTCGATACCTTCTCGTTCGCCCGAACGTCAATGAGCCGTGGCTATTGCTCTCGAAGAAAAGCCATGTCAAATTGTCTGATAATGTATGCTCGAATATATGGAATGAATACTTTCAGGAAATCCAACTGGACGGATATCGCTCGATCAGCAGTCATTACGGCCGGCACTTCTTTACGACCTACTTCACCGTGAAGAAAGACTGGAATTCAGAATTGGTCGGCTATATGCGCGGAGATACGAAGGGTGAAAGCCTGAACGGGACGATCAAGTATTACATCCATACGTACTATCAGGATATCGAGACTGATTACCGAAATCAGATATTCAAGTTAGAGAGGTAG
- a CDS encoding AbrB/MazE/SpoVT family DNA-binding domain-containing protein has product MTRFVAKISSQGQIVVPVDIRDEYDISPGDRVEMSFDGKFPDDP; this is encoded by the coding sequence ATGACTCGTTTCGTTGCTAAGATATCAAGTCAGGGACAGATCGTAGTTCCCGTTGATATACGTGACGAATATGACATTTCGCCCGGCGATCGGGTAGAAATGTCATTTGATGGTAAATTCCCCGATGACCCGTGA
- a CDS encoding response regulator has translation MGNSDRDVLLVESSPDEMSSFIDSLEEINASIHMVTNGDEALDFIHQRGDHADSPRPDLILLDLNLPGTSGNEILKEMKDTPELHRIPVLVLTATIEAEKTARSYDLHANAHIKKPADKAEADTITEALEKFWLKVAHLPP, from the coding sequence ATGGGAAATTCTGATCGGGACGTTCTCTTAGTAGAATCTTCTCCCGATGAAATGTCATCTTTCATTGACTCTCTTGAGGAAATAAATGCCTCGATTCACATGGTTACCAATGGCGACGAAGCTCTCGATTTCATCCATCAGCGGGGAGATCATGCGGATAGTCCACGCCCCGATTTGATTCTTCTTGACCTCAATCTGCCCGGCACGAGTGGTAACGAGATACTCAAGGAAATGAAGGATACGCCGGAATTACATCGGATCCCTGTACTCGTATTAACGGCGACGATCGAAGCAGAAAAGACCGCTCGTTCCTACGATCTCCACGCGAATGCTCATATCAAGAAGCCCGCTGATAAGGCAGAAGCTGATACCATTACTGAAGCGCTCGAGAAGTTCTGGCTGAAGGTCGCCCACCTCCCTCCGTGA